The genomic stretch TTGTATATACACTTTACACATTGTTTATACACTAAAATTGATTAAAAATGGttggttggatggatggatgtttACCCGAAAATCCATGGTCCTTGACGGGCACTTTCATTGGGAGTAGCAATGATGTTCTTCACGTTCCCATTTGGGCAGGGTACAGAATTTTTCTGAAGCAGCCCTGAGATATCTAAGACAAAGCCACAATTTAGCCCATGTTTGCTTTTAATACATTCTTTGAAGCTGCATCATAAAACTTACCTTGCATGCTAATAAGAACTATGAAATCCCCACCCTTGATGAAATCTCTTTTACTGAAGTCACTTTTGTTAAAATATCTGGATATTTTAGGACTCGCATATACAGTCTCGTTGCCAATGATGGTTAAAGTTCCATTATTTCGAGGATTGTCCCACACATACATGTTATCTGGATAACAAAACATgtgtatttaaaacaaaacaagaatTTTAAAAGGTTACAGCCAAAGGTTACAGCATTAACTCAAGGTCCACTAACTAACTCACCATTGGTCTAAACCAGTGGTCACCAACCTGTGGATTGCAATCGACTGGACGATCTTTGAGACTTCCCGTGTCGATCCCGCAACTAatagaaaaatgtattttgtgctCAGACCATCGGGAGCACATGGACTATTCCCAATGGCATGGAGACAGCCACTTTATTGGTTCTTATGCcaaataatcattttttaattcggtattagataaaaaaatcattcacatttggtttattttgcgtattattaatatttcaaaaaaatatatctgaCAAGAACCAACCAATCAGCCCTTAACATATCAACACTATATCATGTAAACATTGTATTACTCCATATCAACTCAAGATGGAGGAACAGCTTTAGCTATACAAGAAAATCCAGAGCTGTCAAACCGCAATTATTTgtacagaaagagaaaaaaacaacgcatacactgtaaaaatggcgcacaaagttaaaacaacttggttttgcaagtcaattcaacctactattttaactTTTAGCTTAAAAaatttgacataacttataaattcaatttgaaattgtttaacttaactttttaagttaaagtaacaaaaatatatgttgatttgacaaaaatgctgcaaattttttacagtgtagagtgATTTGGAAAGGAAGAAAGTGTTTTCCATGCGGTTAGATGCAAAATATGAACAGTCCCCTACgcaacacacacgcacacacaaaataGCTTAACAGTGGCTTCCCAAGTTACTACATATCTTGCGTTAAAACTCTTATCTTAACTAGCCTACTACATAATAATCATTTTGTCTTTTACAAACAGGAATAGAAAGAGTTCATTACAATGTTTTACATTCAAGTTATCAATAAAAAGTGTCTTTATTTACTGCATATATTGAAGGAATGCAATAAAGCATCTTACCCTTAAAACTCTCCAAACTGCTCTGCCATTTTTCTGCTCAAAGTCTTTCACAACGTCCAACTGCTCTGGCTTACAGCTTAAAGTGAGTAAAAACTGTCTAGCAGCGCATCTCTCTAGCACAGCAGTTGGTGACGTCATCGCTTGTTCTGAAATATGTGACTGTATGCTGTGAAAAGTGGACCAaagcatttatgtaattcaaatgAAAGTAGCCTAAGTAAAGCACCTCAGACTGGATGTTTAGTTTGGGCTCTTTGATCTTGCTTTTCATCAACGCTGAGGTCAGGGATCTTGGGCTTAAAAAGGTTGGATACCACTGGTCTAAACCATTCCACTTGACCTAAACAGTTGTTCAGCActttaaaatgtgaaataatCGATTAATATGTGAGTAAATAAAACCTGCTAAAGCTGGCTCAAAATATACAAGGATCACAGTAAAAAGAGATGTGACTGGCCCAGAGTTTTCGCCCAGTGGTGAAAAGCTGtaaataatattacaaaaaaagaTTCAGGTTGTGTTTAAGATCTCACCCGAAGTCAAAGATAGGTCAGTGGTGAAGCTCTGCTCAATGGACATGCGCTTCTGTATGTGTGGATTCTGGTCAAGAATCTGAAAGGTCACTTGTCTCCATGCACAAGGCCACTGCAGCTGCTTATCAAACTCGCCGGATATCAGACGAAAAcgcaaataaatgtaatatgaGTAGTTGTCCAAGAAAACTTGATAGCGATAACCTTCACTAGAGTAATACAGTGGACTACTGGCTTTAGTAAAGCGGGTGTTCAATAGCTTCTCAATATTCCTTATCTGCCATATTTTAGGGCACTCCGTCTGTGAAATATTGATATCGTCCAATGAAAAGCCTCCACTGGAGTCTCCAGCTCCTTTACGAGCTTCAAATACGACTTGAAagtttttatatgcatttagtGTCACGTGGTGCAGCCGCCAGTAATAATCCGGGGTtcctgcaaaaaataaaacagtgaAACATATCTAACTTGAATACATTAACctcatttgttaaaaaaagttaacAAATCAGTACGTTATATTCAGAAAAATAACTGTAATAAACAATTATGTCCTTCTTTTTATAGGGTAACCGTTACAAAAAGCAGTAAAGACAATGCTATCTtacagtggcggccagtgacgaCTTTTTTCGaaggcgctcgatgcgaagttcgtcacaacatgtatgtagcccgtcgtgtgtggttattttttcaaaatatgtgttctgcgcgtcgagagatcctgtgtacatcacgtgtcttgtcaaaataagtgcctgctacagagacgcgtctaaagggtttatgataaagggTTTGCCAGATATTCGCAtgatctcatgcataatcataGTTTACTGTTGCGTGTATTTTGGGAACGTAagagtctcttttatcataaatggttttgatgtgtgtgcagcaggcagttattttgacaaaacacgtgatgcacatggttgacatgacgcaacaaacacatattttgaaaccgcaagcaacacacatgacactctgaacactatACAGTAGGACTATATTCACAATATAGCATGATTTATATGTGCATAAGTATATTTATTAGTAGTTGGTAAGACCTGTGATCTGTTCCATAAGTCTCAAAGTTCCTGTGCTGTCAGCTGCATCCTGGTATTCCCTGATCCAGATGTTAAGCTGGTCGTTTACATTGCCACTGTGAAAGTAATAAAACTGGACGCATTGAACTTTACAATCTCTTGTCGGTGTCATTGCTCTGCTTTCCAGTCTAGCTGAGTCGCCCTCATTTCTACCCACCAGACTGAAGTGCATGAAGAAAGAGGTCCCTGCATGATATAAAAATGTACGTTTAGTTGACATATGGGGAAATAAAAGTGAACTATTTGAACTATTTAATCAAAACATGccaaatttttaaaaagtaattttttgatttttttcctttttataaaaaactacaaaaaagaGACGGTCTGTTTATGATTTTGGTTTACTTTTATTCTGTAGTCCATGTCTAAGTTAtcttttaaactgtttaatCTTTTAACATGTCTTGTTgatataaaacagaaactttctAACAGCATTCACTAACTGAAAGTCTCACCGTTTGCCTCTTTGCCCAAGTAGGTGTGATCAGTCACATTGACGCCTGTCACTGAACTCACTCTTTGCCATCCGGGTTGAGTAGAAGAACAAACATTCATTTGACACAGAGAGTCGTCATCAAAACTACAATGATCAAGGAAGGAGGTGGACGAATCTATAACACAAAAACATGTGCAAAACAAAGTAACACAAAATCTTTCAAATTCCTCACTCCATATTTCAAGTTGCAATGTCTGTTTTGTGGTACTATGGAACTCTATAACATTCCAGTTGTATTTATCAGACATATACATCACTAAAACATTCACAAATTTCTTGTAGAATCTACACCGCAACAATGGCCATATATAAAACTGATATACTTACTACATTTGTAGAGTTTATTGAGCTCAATAGCATCATATTCACTCATGTCCATACGCTGACCAATCAGATCTTGAAACTCAGGACGCTTTGTAATGATTGTGGATCCATTGCCATTGCTGAAGGCGTTTTTATCATAATGCATCACAGACATGTAGTCATATGGGGTAACTTCGAGGTTTGTCACACTCTTATCGTATTTATCAAAATTCTCCTCATGCCCTGAAAATAAAGACTACTGCAGTTGATaaagatttatatatatacacccTACTATTTTgaaagttctcccacttagaaatcatgtaGGTGCATGTACACTGTGAGAGATATAatcaaaaaaaatccagaaatcacaatgtatgatttttaaaactatttatttgtatgatacagctgcaaataagtatttgaacaccggTCTatctagaattctgaccctcaaagacctgttagtctgcctttaaaatatccacctccactccatttattatcctaaataagatgcacctgtttgaggttgttGGCTGCATAAAgccacctgtccaccccatacaatcagtacgaatccaactactaacatgcaAAGAcaaaagagctgtccaaagacactagagacaaaattgtaatcagcccagaactacatgggaggagctggtcaatgacctgaaaagacctgggaccaccgtttgcaaggttactgttggtaatacactaagacacTAAgatgtcatggtttgaaatcatgcatggcactgAAGGTtccccctgcttaaaccagcacatgtccaggcctatcttaagtttgccaatgaccatttggatgatccagaggagtcatgggagaaagtcatgtggtcagataagaccaaaatagaactttttggtcataattctaCTAAACAAGTtgggaggaagaagaatgatgagtagcATAATGCTTTGTGGGTGTTTTTCTGcgcatgggacagggcgactgtattaaggagaggatgaccggggccatgtattgcgagattttggggaacaagctccttccctcagttatagcattgaagatgggtcgaggctgggtcttccaacatgacaatgacccgaagcgcacagccaggataaccaaggagttgctctgtaagaagcatatcaaggttcagGCGTgccctagccagtctccagacctaaacccaatagagcatcattggagggagctcaaactctgtgtttttCAGTGACAGGCcaaaaacctgactgatctagagaagatctgtgtggaggagtgggccaaaatccctcctgcagtgtgtgcaaacctggtgaaaaactacaggaaacgcttgacctctgtaattgaaaacaaaggctactgtaccaagtattaacattgactttctcaggtgtttaaatacttatttgcagctgtatcatacaaataaatagttaaaaaatcgtacattgtaatttctagatttttttttagatgtctctcacagtggatatgcacctacaatgacaaataccgacccctccatgatttctaaatgggagaacttgcaaaatagcagggtgttcaaatacttatttacctcactgtatatactgtacatacaatattttataaaaaatcatGGTTAAAACATTTAAGGGCAACCTGCAATGACGTTTTCAAATTTTATTGTCACATGATCATCTCTGTCATATCTTGATTGCTCATGGTAAAAACCCAGTGCATGGAGAAACTCATGCTCAACAATTCCTATAGTTCCACAGCCATCCCCAATGGAAACAGTTTGGCCAGGGGAAGGTGTTCGCCCGACAAATGACCAACACCTGCAAAATCATATCTTAAATTCAGTGTAGTGTAGTTTAAGATCTGTcagattttttgtaaattaaacgATAGCGTACCCTTCAAGGTACTCCACAGAAATGTAATAATCTTCTGTTGTCCTAGGCTTGAAGTCAACACATGATTTCAGTCTGAATCGTTCAAAGGCCCTCAGTATAACTCCTTTATAGTTTATATCTATAACCACAATCAGAACACATCATGTAAGGACATGAACACATATATAGAGACTTTTAAATAACCCAGATTTTCTTACCCAGATTAGAACTCAGTACATAGGGGACAGGGATTTGCCAGCGGTATTGATTTCCCAGAATTATACTCCTTTCCTCTGGCTTTAAAGCAAAGAGATTCGATTCTTAGCTAGAAAACatcttttttttgcagtttatcAGAATAAAACTCACCACCATGATGTCTCCCTCTTTAAGATGTAAACCTAAAGCCACAAAAAGCAATTGAGTTTCAATATATGctcattttttacaagaaattaaaatgatataTAATCAAAATCTGACAGCAACACAATTGTTTTAGCAGTGCATGTCAAGAGAGCAagagtaaaataatgtttacatttctcAGCACAAAATGATAATTCTCTGAACGCACACACTAGAGGTGTGATTCGACAAGACCAGGAGAACACACTGGCCGACTGTAAATATTTGCATTCCTTCAGCTCCCTAATGCCCTGTTCACATTACAAGTGACACGCAGGAACAAAGCAAAGCGATCAGagtaaaggtacattcacattataagagACTTTGTCActgtgtgtcgctcgtctctttcaaaagaggtGTTTCTATACTGTCTATACTGTCAATAACAGTGAGTAAtgagtaacgtccactccaCTAACCGACGAGAGACGGATCTCCCCTGCTTCGTTCTCCCGAATGTCGCcaataatttgcataaagttaaacatttcttaactggcttcggggtgagtaaatcatgggtttaatatcatttttggccaaactatcccttttagcTCTAGCTTTGCATGCGCGCTATCGATGGGAATGATGTGCGTcgcattttcattttcaatcAACTAATAATCAGCAGTCTAgtcaactaataatcatacagtagcctataaacATCACTTCAAGAATAGAAACACGCCATttggttttgttgtaaaaacaGTACAAACAGAAAATGTAAGGCCAATCTTAGACTTTATTCAGTTCACAGAAAGACACACTTcctgattcattcaatttactcactTTTTTAAGGTAattggtcgcaatcaatttatttaagctacatttaaacaacaacaacaacaaaaaatgtagcttaaataaattgattgcggccactcatcttaaaaaaattgagtaaattgaactaatcatttttttcagtgaatcaTGTAGTATTACCaatacgttaatattctctgaGTATTTGTATTTAACAATGTGCTGTGCGCTGCTGCAGGGTGGCATCCCTCTGTCTTTGCCCTGCCCAGATGAGCGCATAGTACAATGAAagtcatttaaataaatttgtagCCTACACTGTTCGTAATGTCAGTGTTATCTGTTTAAACCAACATAACCTCGGGCGATGTGAGAATGTAGTGTAATAATTACACTGCATTCTCACATTGCCTGAGGTTATGGTCGCAGTTTTGCTGATGCGATGGAAGAGAGGGCTATCGCATGAACACTCACCTGAAGAAACAATTACACTGCGACCATTGAGTGCGTGAAGTGCACTACTTTTCAGTGTGAACACACTACTCAAATCATTTATATTACAAAATGGAAAGTGCACAAGTTTGCGATTTGGGAAAGCAAGAATTAGGAACGCCTATAGCGACCTTATTGAAAGAGATGGGCGACACACAGCCACAAAGCATAACACTGTGGGCACATTACCAACGACTTTGTCGCAATAGAGGACCAAgcatggaaaaataaaaaataaataaaaaaaacaaagaaatgtataaaacaaaaataaataaatacaaaatatataaagaaaCGTGAAAACaagcataaataaatattgcttcttttatttctttttttttaattattatatatttttaatttttatttccgTTGTCTTTAATTTCCACATGTATTCCAcgtatttattttcacattcacattattttcacatcatttattTCTACATTTCTGTGTCTAATATGTTAATGTTTCCTGAGAAAGGGTATGCTTAGTATAGTGGCTAGTGTAATTGTATATTACCATTGTAATTGTAAAGCATCAATGTAAATTGATACAATTAAAATGAGTTCTTAAAATAATACAGTTTATTTACCTTtgtttatttcaggaatatccTTCCATTCCTCATCAATGACTGACAAAAGGTAAATCACAAAAAGAAAATGCAGATCAGTAAAATTTAGTAAAATAGTTACTTTATTCTTTTTAAGATGCTTCAACAAGTCTTGAATTGTTTGCTTGAAATGTGTGATTTGATCAGTGAGtaaacatcattttaaaaagaGAAATCCTTGTTAAATATTTCAAGAGCATTACATCAACATATTTATAGAATAGCAGTATATGAtaacaataatatataatacatattaCACATAAATACACAGAAtctttacagacttaaattatatTACAGTAActtacaatacattttattaaccttatACATTGTGTTGTActttacatatatatttttagcagacacttttatccaaagtgacttacaaataaGACATGTAACTTACCAGTAACATTACGTGAAGGCTGAGGATTAAAAGAGAATGTAAAGAGCAGTATTGATATAATATATTCACACAACACGCACATTACTTTTGCTATTTTATTGTATTCTCTACTGTATATAACATTGTGAATTTCCAAACTTACCATTGGTGATGCAGAGCAAAAAGCCAAGCTCAGCAGAAGAAAAGCCCACGTATTCATCCTGTTAGGTAACTGGTCAAGAGATCAGCATTGTGTTTGCTTGTAGAAATACCCATAAagcaataatatataaaacCTCTTTATCTCCTCATCACAAATTCTTTCACCCTAAGCCTTCCTCCCAGCCTTCAGGCTTATGTCATTTGGTGTCTGCTAAAAATATATGATcttatgtttattaaatgttgTTCTGTGATTGTaattttttatgtgtgtgtggtatcattttaaaggtcatggtgctaTAGcgtaaaaaggtctcattttGATAAGTCTAAGGTACAGTGTACCAAAGTTTATAAAATGTTGGATATCAGCTGCACTTCTCTTAGAGGTGTGGCTTTATTAGAAAACTTCAGGCAGTTTCATCTGGTACCCTTTAAGGTTAAAAACTGACCAAACTGACCAAACTAAATTCCTTTCTTAACGATATAGTTTTATGACTCTGTGTATACGTGTCATGATCCCAATCTGTCACCCTGCCTGTTTTCCTCATTCATCTCCCTACAAACTCCATTTCCCATGATCCTCCACGCTCCCTCACCTGTGTCTTTTCTGCAATCATTGCCAGCCATTATTCTTATCAGTTCTATTACTTTAGTTCACTTTGTTTTCCCTATTGTTGTCCGggctacatttatgttacaatGTTTTGTGGTCCTGTTTGATAGCCTGTATGGTCATTAAGTTCATTGTTTATTAAAGTCTGCAGTTATCCAATGGATGGGTTAAATAATCACCAGTGCATTGCTTAATAATTATTACAgtatcataaaaaatgctggtaaaaatatgtgttaaaaTCAAAGGAAAGCCGGCTGTGGTCTTGAAAAACTGCAATACTTTTGGGCAAATCACCTTCTGTCTGATGCTGGTGAAATATTTTACTTTCCATTCTgtgttaaacacacaacattCAGAGTTTATCTTTTAGTTTGTTGTTGTGctcattttttactcatttaagTCAGTAAAGCAGCAGTCAAAAGGTATATGCACTCCTTGGCACCCCTTGTAGCTGGTGACGCCCTATGCGTTGGCCTAGTTTGCCTACGCCTAGAAACGGCTCTGccgctaacttccgggttggccTAAAAATCATTCCTGCTACACTCTATTGAGTATTGCCACAATTTAAACTTAGATCCTCAGTTTTTAGTGTGTATGGAAAATACCCAGGGatgtgcacagacattttgaggggcaggggctcaagtggaaaaaagggcacttcttgtaattttctaaaaaaaaaacatttttaaataattgtcacagggtgactttGGGCGGAACCGAAAATGGAGaggagaggttccgcccggacattttttttaatgcaccagtttacttcctggtttccagggCAACGCTATTAGAGCTTTACGAGCCACAGGTGTGAATCATCAATAAAGCAAACTGTGATTGGAGGCTGGGGGTTGATGATTCACATAAATAACCCTA from Misgurnus anguillicaudatus chromosome 10, ASM2758022v2, whole genome shotgun sequence encodes the following:
- the LOC129449196 gene encoding meprin A subunit beta — translated: MVPEERSIILGNQYRWQIPVPYVLSSNLDINYKGVILRAFERFRLKSCVDFKPRTTEDYYISVEYLEGCWSFVGRTPSPGQTVSIGDGCGTIGIVEHEFLHALGFYHEQSRYDRDDHVTIKFENVIAGSLLSLHSLFSGHEENFDKYDKSVTNLEVTPYDYMSVMHYDKNAFSNGNGSTIITKRPEFQDLIGQRMDMSEYDAIELNKLYKCNSSTSFLDHCSFDDDSLCQMNVCSSTQPGWQRVSSVTGVNVTDHTYLGKEANGTSFFMHFSLVGRNEGDSARLESRAMTPTRDCKVQCVQFYYFHSGNVNDQLNIWIREYQDAADSTGTLRLMEQITGTPDYYWRLHHVTLNAYKNFQVVFEARKGAGDSSGGFSLDDINISQTECPKIWQIRNIEKLLNTRFTKASSPLYYSSEGYRYQVFLDNYSYYIYLRFRLISGEFDKQLQWPCAWRQVTFQILDQNPHIQKRMSIEQSFTTDLSLTSDNMYVWDNPRNNGTLTIIGNETVYASPKISRYFNKSDFSKRDFIKGGDFIVLISMQDISGLLQKNSVPCPNGNVKNIIATPNESARQGPWIFGSSVRTLPSSLIVLLVLCLFLLKQ